Within the Novosphingobium pentaromativorans US6-1 genome, the region TTCACGCCGGTTTGTAAATGAGTTGCCTTCCTCCATTGCTGCTTGCTTTGCGGCATCTAGTACGAGGGCAAGGTTCCCCATCTCCTCCGCCTTCTCACCAACGCGTTGGATGACGCGTAGCCGGGTGGATCGATGCGCCCAACCAATGTGAGCTGTGTTTGTGATGAAGCCGTCGCGGGTCGCTTCGAATATCGCCTTGAGCTTTTTCGATAGGCTTTGCCCTGCGCGCTTTGTTGGGTCGTATTTCTCGACCTGTTGGCGCGAAATCTTCAAGCCAAATTCCTGGTTGACGGCCTTCACTACTGTGCCTGGGCTGTCGAAACAGGCAACAGACTGAACGATAAAGATTTTCACGTTGTCAGGGAGTCTCGTTCCATTCATTTTTCAGTCAACCCAGCATCAACTTGCGCCATGATTTTACGAAACTGTTCGCCCGCCTTTCGCTCGGCGATACGATTGGACTTCATACTAGCCTCTACTTCTTTGTCCTTGGCGCACAGGAGAGATCGCGCGCTGCGTGCCAAGCTCTGGAACAGATCAGCCCGTTCTTCTTTCGTCATGTCATCCAACATATCCAAAGGAACTGATGGATCTGCATTCTCGAATACGGCGAGTGACCACTGCACCGAAGCATGGAACCGCTCGACATCGCCGAGCTGGCCCGGTCCGATATTAGTCAGGCGATGCTTGGCTGCCTGGATGATTCGCCGCTCGATCGAATACGCGTGGCCCTCACTCAGGCCATCCATCACGACAGCTACGATGAGCGGAGAGCCCGACGCAGCTATGGATCGCAGTCGTTCTGCCTTCGCAAGGTTCGGCTCTTTCCCTTTCAGGGCAAGCGGCATGTGACTGAGGGCACGTTTGCCTTTCCCCTTGCCGATATAGAACGGGAAACCGGTGCGAGGATCGGCAAGCACATAGACATAGAAGCCTCTTTCCGCTCCGAAACCGCGATATGGCAGACCAGCGAAATCGAACGCAGCCGCCAAGGTTTGACCATCCGCTAACGCGGCGGCGAAGCGATCTACAGCCTCCGTCATGCCGCGGCGCGCAGGCATGTGCCGCACGCTCCTGCGATTGATGCCCGGCCAATGGTGGGCCCGCGCTGCGCGGCGTCGACCATCGCCGTGACCTCTGCAGCCCCTGCGCCGTACCGCTCTACGACGCCTACGAACTGCTCGACGTCGTGGCCCCGGATCTGGAATTGCGGCCGTCCGTCGCGACCGAATGCGGGCATGCCGTATTTGTCGAGCTTTTGGGCGCAGTGATAAAGCTCATGCTCAATAAGGGCG harbors:
- a CDS encoding DUF2280 domain-containing protein — its product is MNGTRLPDNVKIFIVQSVACFDSPGTVVKAVNQEFGLKISRQQVEKYDPTKRAGQSLSKKLKAIFEATRDGFITNTAHIGWAHRSTRLRVIQRVGEKAEEMGNLALVLDAAKQAAMEEGNSFTNRREHTGKDGKDLPAAAPAVAIFALPDNGRDA
- a CDS encoding GIY-YIG nuclease family protein, whose product is MPARRGMTEAVDRFAAALADGQTLAAAFDFAGLPYRGFGAERGFYVYVLADPRTGFPFYIGKGKGKRALSHMPLALKGKEPNLAKAERLRSIAASGSPLIVAVVMDGLSEGHAYSIERRIIQAAKHRLTNIGPGQLGDVERFHASVQWSLAVFENADPSVPLDMLDDMTKEERADLFQSLARSARSLLCAKDKEVEASMKSNRIAERKAGEQFRKIMAQVDAGLTEK